The window gaaCGTGATACAGCTTAGACTTTATTCAGTCAATTATTGGGACGATGGAGTAATTCACTGttgagagataaaaaaaagaaaagtagtaTTCATCTTCGTGggaaacaatgcaattttagAATTTCAAAGTAATAAAAAGAATCGTGTCAAATAAACCTGAAGCGTAGGAAATATGAGTAGTACGCGGCGCCAGGACTCTGCTTACCTGTCTTTTCTCTCACTAATTTTCCAGAATAACCtatcaatttaattgaacCAAAAACCCCTAATCCTGTGTTCGGTTTCTATCTTTTTCCTCTCCTATAAATACCTCTGAAATGCCATACAAGAAACTAACACAATCTAAGTTGCCCCTCATTAAATTTCTCGAATTCTCTCGAATATTCAATCTCATATATGGCTTTCAACAATGATCTCTCCGTGATCCTTCCCCGTGTTCTCATCGTCTCTAGGCGTAGCGTTCGCAAAAATAAGTTTGTAGATTTTGTCGGTAGGTTTCTGTATCTTTGATCTGTAATCGATTGTTTTTGTATATTGTTTTCgttcttttgttttgatgGAAATTTTGCTATTGAACTTTTCAGGTGAATATCATCTTGATCTCATAGTCGGTTATGGTGCAGTTCCGGTGATTGTACCACGAGTTAATGGGGTTCATATGTTATTAGATAGTTTCGAGCCAATCCATGGTGTTCTTCTTTGTGAAGGGGAAGACATTGATCCATCTTTATATGAAGCTGAAACGTCTGGCCTTTCACCGGAAGAATTGGAAGAAATCAGGAGACTGCATGCAAGTGATACAGCCATTGATACAGAGAAAGATTCAATCGAGTTAAGGCTAGCAAAGCTTTGCCTGGAAAGGAACATTCCTTATCTGGGAATTTGCAGGGGTTCACAGGTTTTGAATGTTGCTTGTGGAGGTACTCTTTATCAAGATATTGGAAAAGAGCTGTCAAGGAAGTTGCCAGAGAATCAAAAAGTAGTGCACATGGATTATGATAATTATGATGGGCACAGGCATTCGGTGAAAATTGTGGACAATACCCCTTTACAATGCTGGTTTAAGGATTCTTTGGAGGATGGGAAAATGGAGATTTTGGTTAATAGTTATCACCATCAAGGTGTTAAGAGATTGGCACAACGATTTGTACCAATGGCTTTTGCACCTGATGGTTTGATTGAAGGGTTCTATGATCCAGATGCTTATAATCCTGAAGAGGGTAAGTTCATCATGGGACTTCAATTTCATCCAGAGAGAATGAGGCGGCCTGATTCAGAAGAATTTGATTATTCAGGATGCCCATCTGCTTATCAGGTTTATTGCATTGATATTTAGATTTCCTCTTTTACaagatatattttatttggtaaTTTGTTGAACAGGATTTTGATTCTGGGATTTTGGTGGAAATTTGTGCAGGAATTTGTGAAGGCAGTAATTGCTTATCAGAAGAAACTCAATAGCTCAACATCTATACCAAAGCCTTTGAAGCTTAATCAGGAAATGGAGAACagaagaaaaattatagtcCGAAGCTTCTCACTTGCAAAGAATTTATACACTGCAGGAGGTGGGATGCATCCTTCTAAAGTATCTGAACTTCAAGCTGGAGCAGAATTTCTTGAGGTATGACAGTAAAACAGATAACTAGACTAGGaaagtattttaatattcCATTCCTTCTAGAGtgtgtatttatatatatatatatataaaatgtgATGCAGTCGATTCATTTCATCGGCTTTGTCATTTGCTTGCAGTCAAACACAGCTCTTAGTGtgcaacaagagaaaagacTGAAGCAGATGGGAGCAACAATTAGAAATGGGACTAATTACATTGAGAAATTGAAGATAAATGAAGAAAGGGAAAGATTAGGAAGACATGTGATGGGGAAAATGCCAGTTGAGCAATTGTCTGATCTGATGTCATTCTACCACATGATGGGGCAGATATGTTCAGAAGTCTTGGAAAGAAAACTACATGGCATTGTTAACGACATTAGCGATTGACACTTCCCTCTGCATGACTCTGGGGAAGCATGCTTTGCTGTCAGTAAAAGGACAGATGTTCGGTAAAGGCTCACAGGAAACCTGGGTTGTAGGGGCCCCTGTTATTCCTCTCTGTTTTGTCTTCTTTGTTTCCTTTCATGTGATATATGGAAAAGATGGTTGTAAGTTACTTTATTTATCTACGTTCATTTTTGTGCTAGGAACAAGAGCACTGTGTATATTTCTGGCCataaatattcttaattttctaGTTACCATTTGAATTCCTCGTGGCCTCTTAGCACTTACACAGAGGATGTAAAACTGAAACTGGgattttgcatttttataaaaaccaCAACACACAACAATCTCTGTCTACCAAGTTAGAAAATGTAACTTGAACACCCACGTGTATACTCGTGGCAGGAAgtaaaatttgtattttttttaaaacatgacTCAATCTCACGTGAATTCACTTTCTTACTTTATTTTCTGCTTAtagtaaatttatttatagaaAACACTAAAATCTTTTGTgaataaaaatcttttgaaatattaCTATATATCCGACAAGAGTATCGAAGCGAGAGGGACTAAAAGCTCCAGAATTATCCAATAGAAGCTTTGGTGGAGTCTCTTACAAAGTCTGATGTTTATGGCCTCGGTATGTGATGGTCCTTCAAATGGTGGAAGGAAATTCTCTGATGTTGCAATCTCCGGCACAACACAAGTGAAAGATATTTGCCACATTGGATTTATAAGCAACTCGAATTAGGCTAATATTCATGACTCCAGGGGATTGTGACACCGGATAATGAAAAAGTAGCAAGAAAGGTGGTTTTGGTTAGTTTGTAGTTATTGGTTGACATATGACGAGTTCTTTACTCGGTAATTGGCAGTTAAAAGCACCCCTTGggaacaaatttttttaattcgtttcttttaaaattttataataataaattaatacgTAATTATATGTACTATATATTAAAACTAACGGTGTTTTTGGATGACAATTAGACAATTTTTTTTCGTCGAAAAGTGTGTTTCACATTAGCCATTTTGTTGGTTCTTTTTGTGgcttattaataattatattgagTTTAATTTAGAGATTATATAGGTGTATTTGACATTTGTATGGGTTAAGGTTGATGATTCTTAGTTGTTATAAACCCATTTGGTTTGGGTTTTATAATCtatatcatatataaaaatgtatCTCTAAAAATGGATATTAATACGACAAGTAAacatttttataagaaaaataactatggaaaaagatttaaaagagaaaaaaaatatatcacaGTACATAGTAGGGACTGCACACTAACTATACGACACTATGACCCGTGCATTGCACACGGCTTCTTTGtacttgtttttttctttgtctttctactttttttttttttcttttttctcttctcttctatATCTTCCATGTGGTTAAAAGAAGTATGTTAtagatatataaaaatataatattttaaaaattattaaattatttaacaaaattaaattaattttttatttttattatagttaatcaaattttatatatttattttaaattaaataatttttattaaataataattaattaattattaattaaaaatattatatattattttataataatattaataaaatattaatataataaaaaaaatattacataatTATATCATTATATCATATTACCACTtacattataatataaaattaccaATGATATcatgattaataataattaattaacgtCCCGGTAGATTTTGTTCTCCATGGGTCCACCTCGATTCTTTTTCTGTGTCGCTGCTGCTACGTTGGAGacatttttgtcttttgcttTCCGTTGTTGATTGTTCCGCTGGATAGGATTTTGGCTCTTCTTTCGGACATCATCACGGTTGAGTGATCTCTTGGTCATGCTGCCTGTTTTCTGCTCGTCTTAAGCCTCGTTTCTTGGAGGGCTTGCCTGCCTTTGCTTCTTTGTTTGGTAGCAGGCGGGTCATGTTGACGATGGACTCTCTCCTTTTTCCTTAGGTTTTGATTGATGACTAGAGGAGGGCCTTCAAGTCTGTCGTGATtctttacaattatgagatttgaGTTGATAGCTTGGGAGTGGATACGTTATTGAGATCATGGACCttcctttccttctttttggCTAAGTTTTTGATTGTCAAGATTAGGACTTTTGAGAACTTGTTTTTTATACTGTTGCCTGTTCCTTTTAGTTTTAGGGGCTTCCTTCGTTTTGCTTTTTGCTGCTAAAGGCTTTTTGCACGGCACCCTATTGCTTTATGTACAGAGACATCGCCTCTTCCAAGTCGGCTTTCTATGCCAAGATAAGTCTTCCATTAACATGGTGATAGATTTGCTATGACATTCTAACTTTCggttcaataaaatttatttaaaaatatatataaaatttatttcttttaaaataaaagtatgaaaatatcattaaatgtaataaaaaataaaaaaaatttaaaaataatttaagagtttttaagtattaaaaGATATAAAGCAAAGAAAGTTCTTGCTGACAGCATGCTCATCAATTTTCCAAATGTTTGAAGATGCATATTTTGAAGTCAAGTCATGAGTTCCAAACATTTAAGATAGATAGTAAAATATCTACCCTCTCTTGCAGTTGAGGATGTTACAATTtctgtttctttatttttctacaATTAGAAACtgatttatcaaatataaaaagatgatgtttttgtaaatagtttttcaataaatagtttttaataataataattcaacaATAGCTCCCAAGTTCAGTTAGTGAGATTAGCGACTGGtttatctctttttcattATGCCTTGCCAAGTAGGACCGGACCGTTCTATGCACGGTGTACTGAGCAAACATATTTCCTATATGGAAGAGCAAGTCAATGGGGAAACTTCGCTGCAAATACATAGAAAGCAAAGCGAGTAAAATggtctttttcctttccaccCTTTTCTGTGCTTCTTTTCCTCGGTAGACTTTAGACTTTCCAATTTGCAATCTGCGTTTTACACGTTAGTTAGTTTTAACATGACTCAAACGTTTCCCTCCGAATTAAATCAATACCCCCAGAAATAATGTTGCATGCTAAAGTCTTTTTAAGTCAACTCAATGTTCAAATTGTCAAGTCTTTGTTGGAAACTTGAAAGCAAGTTCCTACACTTCATGTGAGGCATATCTTTCTATATCCTCTAGTAATAGTATGCTCCTCAAACAAACAGACTCCATTTTACAAACTAATCATTCAATTCTTCTATCCCATCTCTTCACCTAGAAAAAATGTGTCGGTGGAAATgagatttagatgaaatttaaaaaattggtAAAATAGACTTCAAGatgaatttttcaataaacgttatctttaaaatttattttgctccCATCACTCGGTATGTGTTGTAACGTACGGATCCGGGAACCCGACCGTTAGACATCGGCGAAAATAAAATACTTAGAGTCGCcaccaatatttttttatctaggtgcgATTGACCACCTATTAACTTAGTTCTAATTGATGAAATCTCAAATTAACTTTAAGTTCGTCAAAAAAATGAGAACTggtttacaatttttttttagagatggATTTCGAAGTGCGGTTACacacggagaagggttagcacaTCCGTGGTGCCTGTTCTACGAACGATaccatttaattttaagttatcCTATTGTAGCCCACCATTGATTTTATTCCTATATTTCCTTAATCCTTGtttgttaattaattctttattttattagctGATTGAGTCTTTTATTTGGTTTCACAAATACACATGATGTAGTCGTAAAATGGTATTATGAtttgttcaattttaaatgatgaggTCGGCAATCTCTTATCGAAAAATCATTTGTAGACCATCCCAACGCTTCGGTGAAATCTCGAAGTTTttctcacctagagatattTCAGGAAAGACTTATCTTTACGAGCTCTTTgaggaaatcccatcatcggaatTCCCGCCCCATTAATAAGATAAACGTGGAATGctatgacataataaaatagtGATATCTACATGAACgcatttattaatttagtcGGTTCATTACTCATGTAATAATATGTTTAACAATTTAAGGTGATTTACTACCTTGTTCatatgtttattattattatttatttattatttattattttttagagcTTTCTAGTTAAATCTATATTCCTTAATTAACTTTAtggattaatatttttttttacttaactatatattttatcaaataaacaagtaattaatttttaatgattaaattaattttatttagtgatgtttgtttaaactaattaactaactttatcaatttaaattttaatgtaacattatataaatttattttttataatgatgtatattttttaaacaacGATTATTTGAGTTAATGAATATTAGAGTATGGAGTTCGGATTTATCCCGACACTTCGGTGAAAATCCATCTTGAACTCCACACCTAAAAAATTCACTCGAAAGAGGCAACTCTTTGCCACTTTGTAGGTGGAATTCTATCCTCGGATCActcaaaataatcatttcattttttataatcattATATTTgcatcatatattttattatacttACAAGTacctaaatatatttatactataaatattttcttctttccttttaaaCAACGATTATTTGAGTTAATGGATATTGGAGTATAGAGTTTGGACTTATCCCGACACTTCGGTGAAAATTCGTTTCAAACTCCACACCTAAGAAATCCACCCGAAAGAGGCAACTCTTTGCCCATTTTTAGGTGAAATTCTATCATCAGATCActcaaaataatcatttcatttttttataatttttatatttgcatcgtatattttattatacttACAAGtatctaaatatatttatactataaatatttctcttttctttttatcctatccttctcattcatttattattattataattattttttaaaaaactaaactaaatctattattgattttcttacTATTTATTCACTTGTTTTATATGTATGTTCTTCTAAATCCCAATTTTTATGactaacaaaatatttaaaacactTTTTACTATTTTCACTATTAACATTCACCTTTATATTTTCTACTTACACTAATTTTCACATTctaaatatcatctaaaaattttaaaatagtatgctaaaattatttaatctcaTTATATCATCAAACATCATATTAATCCCAATGAAATAGATCAGGACCCAAACAACATAATGCATAATGAATCCATAAAGAAATGGGTTGGATTTTTTTTACCTCACTTGGGCTCAGGCAATGGCCCAAATAATCTGTTACAACCCACCAGGCCCTTCAACCAAATGCATCGTTTGGATTTCTATccctttccttcttcttcttctttcttttctttctctagcaGCCACTCACTCATTTTCTCTAACTCTCAAGCtgccattttttcttttgctctttCACCCCAAGATCTCCCTCTCTTCACTCACCCAACCATTGGTACCTAACCAAAACACTCTAACCTCCAACCAGCGACACCGCCCCAAGAACTCTAAATTGCAACTGATGACAGCTATTTAagaatttccttttcttcttcttcttttaccCAACAGGCACTACCTAAGCTTTTCTACCCTTCAATCGGTCCAAATCACTCCAAAGAAACCAGATctaaaacccaaaaatcaTTAGATGAAAAAGAACCATTTCCCTTCCGATTTCCTATTTTTCTgaaattttatgtatatatctTTTTCATTGTGGGTATTGGTTGCTAGGtcaggattttttttttggtggcTGATTTGTGgttttttattgtttgaatctggtttttgtttttggaagATTGTTTTTTTTAGATCGTTTTCTctctatgttttttttttccaaactCCGGTTGTTTGTTTGAGACGCCTTTTTAAAAGCTAGATTGTCTAAATTTTTGGACACTCCAGAGGTAAATCATGCTCTTCTGAGCATGATTTTAGAAGGCTCTAGTAAAAAGGGGGCTGGTAGCCAAAGTTGACCACTCCTCCCTAAATCCGGGTACTCCCTAAGGACATTAAATGCCCTGTAATGATTAAATGCCATGTAATGATGAACTAGAGAGGGACTAAGCACACGCTCAGTCTTTTccctatttttttcttctttttttaatctaaatttattttttattttatttatttatttatttatttattattttttttatttttattatattacattattatttatttttatttttggtgaaTAAGTGTCTACAGtatgcaaaaagaaaattaatgcAATAGCCTTAAGAACAAAATGAAGCTAATATCTAACTTTGTCTTAATACTTTACGAGAGTAAATCACTAGACACACATAAACGTTTATAAAGTTGTTCAACCTTAAAGCCTACTTTCAACAGTAAGTaaattataaggaatttggaTTCTTTTGATAAATGATGAGAACTCAagtgtttatatttaatttcagAACATAACACTTGTATTGCTCTTGATTTTTCTACTAAtatcttatttgtttttttatgtgTCAAAATGGTTGGCAGTAAGTTCTTACATAGACTTCCAAGTGTCTCTTCTTTAAGGatacaatatttttatcaaggcacctctttattttaaagatactttttcattttgtaagACATAATCATTAGATAAAGGtattatttcaataattacCTTAGAAAATGACAAcaattcatttcataaaacataatttttaagttgtaataggaaaaaataacttttcGTATCCAAACTTTTGAGCTATTGTGTTTTTCCAATTGTTTTATATCCTTTGGATTCAAAGGTATTTTTCTAATATGTCACTTtaccaaaaaacaaaactatTCACATAAAAACCCACCTACAATCTAATAGTCACACTATGTCACTCTTTGTGACATAACTTTTGAGTTAAGATAGTTTTTTATTATGtgacataactttttattttgaaaatacaccaaTAATCCCCCAccattgtcaaaattttcaaataccaATAACTTTGAGAATCTTGTGCATAAATGAAGGTATCTTGcaaatttgaacttttttttagtTAGTGAAGTTGGTTCTAGTTTGAATTGAGTGGTTGACCAAGTATTGAACTATtgattcttaattttattagttGGGCCACTAAACATACACAAGTTTTCGTACTCACTTTGTATCTAGTTTTGCCAACATGCTTTTTATGACCTTGTGTTTTACATCATTCATGAGTACTATCAGAGTCAAGCCTTTAACTCTTAGAAACGGCCACACTTCCATTCACATAAGTAGCCCCCATCGGAAGTACCttgtaattataatatttcaaCATATACATGTTATGGGTCTATTAAGAACTTTTATTCAATCTTACCTTACACATTACGAGAACCAAGCACTACACACCtcgaaatgaaaaaaaatataaatttgcaCTTGCAATTACCATGTGGTAAAATGGTCAATACTCAAGACTTGTAGGTCAGCAGCAAACATCAAGGTGAGCTCCCACCATTGGAGATTTAGTTGATAGGCTTGAGACCCATCCCTTTTGAGGCCTTTATTACCAAGTACTTTTTTTGACTTTTGGTAAACGAATTCActaaattttcacaaaaccTCACATAACTTATAGTGACTATACCATTACAAATTCTTTGTCTTACAATGCTATATATGACAAAGTCCAAAATATTGGCTCTTTCCATTGTATGCTTGATTATATGCCTTTGATACTGTTGCTTTATTGTCACAATGTATCAAGATTGATGCCATTGGTTTAGGCCACAACGAAATTTTATAAAGTAAATCTCTCAACTATTCCACTTCTTGGGTGGCAAATGCTAACACTATAAATTCAATCGTCATGGTGGAGTTCGCTTAACAAGATTGTTTCTTATAACCCAAAGAAACAACACCCCCACCAATTGTAAAAATCCAACTAGTTGTAAAGttattatctattttattaGAGTTCTAACTAGTATCTTTATACCCTTTTAAAATCAAAGGAAAACCTAAATAACAAATGCCATAATTTATTGTATTCTTTAAGTACTTTAGAATTCTATAAACAGCATACAAATGTTCTTTACTTGGATTACTTGTAAACCGACTTAGCATCCCAACCACAAATGCAGTATTTGGCCTTGTAGACATCATTGCATACATTAAGCATCCAATCATCCTTGTATATTCATTTTGTGCTATTGGCTTTTCTTTGTTGGGTATTAGCCTTATATCAGAATCATAAGGTATAAATATTGGCATACAATTTGACTTACCATACTTCATTATAATCTTTTGAATGCAATGAGATCAAGACAATGTTAGGCCATTATTATCTCTTATTATTCTTATACCAAGAACAATATCTGTCACACCCATatctttcatgtcaaaattCTTTGACAATAACTCTTTTGTGTTTTCACTTGTTCCAAAATTGATACCAAGGTTAACAATAATGGGTTTGGTTATGGAagacatgctcaaaatacacaatgaaaagaaaattaaaactttataactaaacaaccaaaacatacctccacccatggatcatTTTGGTAAtattttaacacataaaagcacaaaataaattattattcacAAAGTTACCCTACCAAGTAATTTCGTGATCATAATGGCACTTCTCGAAACAATCCTGCGAACaccacaaggagcaaaaacTTTAGCCAATCAAATGCTTGACCTCCAACGgtagtacacacgattgcacCTGAAACTTCAACAAAGAAGAGAGTTTTTAGctatactttgtgctagcaaaaaGGATAACaattgtctttttcttctttttcacaatcttagccgaacatttcttgaaaattgcttcataagcaattttctctttcacacaaaggaAGTGGTggcaaagagagaaaatgtttttctttttctaacaaaaactaggtttttttcaattgtaaaaaactctcatatgaaaaatagttaaaaagtaacttatatagttaggttaaattaacttcaattttgcaattaagctctcaatattataacacattataatattgggcacattacttaattaaactctttcaattaagtccttgaaaattaaaatcaaaattaatttcctttatattttgcaatcaaggccttataattatacctaaaacttaattaaactcttttaattacgtttatagaagttaattacctagcatatgacttaagtctaacttaaataatCACTTTAccaatttaatttgaatacaatcattgtgtgtgacccattaggttcctaacaagttggcaatggaattgattaatgacttaattaattaatataaatttcaatcaattaacttataatcaattccatagaccaagattggcatctagcaatgcatcatgacTACCCAATTGTT is drawn from Theobroma cacao cultivar B97-61/B2 chromosome 4, Criollo_cocoa_genome_V2, whole genome shotgun sequence and contains these coding sequences:
- the LOC18602003 gene encoding putative glutamine amidotransferase PB2B2.05, giving the protein MAFNNDLSVILPRVLIVSRRSVRKNKFVDFVGEYHLDLIVGYGAVPVIVPRVNGVHMLLDSFEPIHGVLLCEGEDIDPSLYEAETSGLSPEELEEIRRLHASDTAIDTEKDSIELRLAKLCLERNIPYLGICRGSQVLNVACGGTLYQDIGKELSRKLPENQKVVHMDYDNYDGHRHSVKIVDNTPLQCWFKDSLEDGKMEILVNSYHHQGVKRLAQRFVPMAFAPDGLIEGFYDPDAYNPEEGKFIMGLQFHPERMRRPDSEEFDYSGCPSAYQEFVKAVIAYQKKLNSSTSIPKPLKLNQEMENRRKIIVRSFSLAKNLYTAGGGMHPSKVSELQAGAEFLESNTALSVQQEKRLKQMGATIRNGTNYIEKLKINEERERLGRHVMGKMPVEQLSDLMSFYHMMGQICSEVLERKLHGIVNDISD